Proteins encoded in a region of the Mesoflavibacter profundi genome:
- a CDS encoding cupin domain-containing protein — MKHLFSIVLIFSLFSCKTTQTLPDPLQAGWNGKKVCEVLQDTKQQRILKCTFPPGVGHEKHYHNPHFGYTLKGGTFKITDTSGTKTITVPTGTTWSKDQLSIHEVINVGDSTSVYLIIEPK, encoded by the coding sequence ATGAAGCACCTTTTTTCAATTGTATTAATCTTTTCCTTGTTTTCTTGCAAAACAACACAAACACTTCCAGATCCTTTACAAGCAGGTTGGAACGGTAAAAAAGTATGCGAAGTCTTACAAGACACTAAACAACAACGCATATTAAAATGTACATTTCCGCCAGGAGTAGGACACGAAAAACATTATCATAATCCACATTTTGGTTATACTTTAAAAGGAGGAACATTTAAAATTACAGATACTTCGGGAACAAAAACCATTACAGTTCCAACAGGAACAACGTGGAGTAAAGACCAACTATCAATACATGAAGTTATAAATGTTGGTGATAGTACTTCGGTTTACTTGATTATTGAGCCTAAATAA
- a CDS encoding type I restriction enzyme HsdR N-terminal domain-containing protein → MLDLNFPKFSFRFKNSENKVSIFDVIRKKFIVLQPEEWVRQHCVHYLIEVKNYPISLINVEKELKVNDLKKRYDIVVYNTDGSIKLIVECKAPKININQDTFDQIARYNLTLNAEFLMVTNGINHYYCKMDFDAEHYQFLRDIPEYSQQ, encoded by the coding sequence ATGCTAGACCTCAATTTTCCAAAGTTTTCGTTTCGTTTCAAAAATAGCGAAAATAAAGTATCTATCTTTGATGTGATACGTAAAAAATTTATCGTTTTACAACCTGAAGAATGGGTAAGACAGCATTGCGTTCATTATTTAATTGAAGTCAAAAATTATCCAATATCTTTAATTAACGTTGAAAAGGAGCTGAAAGTAAACGACTTAAAAAAACGTTACGACATTGTTGTTTACAATACTGACGGAAGCATTAAATTAATTGTTGAATGTAAAGCGCCTAAAATTAATATTAACCAAGATACTTTTGATCAAATTGCGCGTTATAATCTTACTTTAAATGCAGAGTTTTTAATGGTAACCAACGGTATAAATCATTATTATTGCAAAATGGATTTTGATGCTGAACATTATCAGTTTTTAAGGGATATTCCGGAATATAGTCAGCAGTAG
- a CDS encoding glycosyltransferase family 2 protein: MKIAVVILNWNGKALLEQFLPSVIDYSKDATIYVADNASTDTSVDFVKTNFPEVKIIENKTNGGYAKGYNDALRFVDEDIFCLLNSDIEVTKNWLQPILNAFKTESDTAIIQPKILDYKDKTKFEYAGAAGGFIDKYGYPYCRGRIFNTIESDTNQYPNSNIFWASGACFFIRKQVFNQLNGFDESFFAHQEEIDLCWRAFNLNYKTKYVSESTVFHVGGATLKATNPKKTYLNFRNSLITLTKNASGNIFLLIFFRLILDGIAAFRFLILLKPKHVFAILKAHFSYYSRLKLILKQRKQLSQKKDYYSCTSIVYAYFIKKVKTFSNL, translated from the coding sequence TTGAAAATAGCAGTAGTCATATTAAATTGGAACGGAAAAGCACTTTTAGAGCAGTTTTTGCCTTCTGTTATTGATTATTCTAAAGACGCCACAATTTATGTTGCAGATAATGCATCTACAGATACTTCTGTTGATTTTGTAAAAACCAACTTTCCTGAAGTTAAAATCATAGAAAACAAAACAAATGGTGGCTATGCAAAAGGTTATAACGATGCGTTACGTTTTGTAGATGAAGATATTTTCTGCTTATTAAACAGCGATATAGAAGTAACTAAAAACTGGCTACAACCTATTTTAAACGCTTTTAAAACAGAATCTGATACAGCAATAATTCAACCAAAAATTTTGGATTATAAAGACAAAACTAAATTTGAATATGCTGGCGCAGCAGGTGGATTTATTGATAAATACGGATATCCTTATTGTAGAGGTCGAATTTTTAATACCATAGAATCAGATACTAATCAATATCCAAACTCAAACATTTTTTGGGCTTCTGGAGCATGTTTTTTTATAAGGAAACAAGTGTTTAATCAACTAAATGGTTTTGACGAATCCTTTTTTGCTCATCAAGAAGAAATAGATTTATGTTGGCGAGCTTTCAATTTAAATTATAAGACTAAATACGTTTCAGAAAGTACCGTTTTTCATGTTGGTGGCGCTACTTTAAAAGCCACTAATCCCAAGAAAACTTACTTAAATTTTAGAAACAGCTTAATTACTCTTACTAAAAATGCATCGGGTAATATATTCTTACTAATATTTTTTAGATTAATATTAGATGGTATTGCTGCGTTTAGGTTTTTAATTTTATTAAAACCTAAACATGTATTTGCCATCTTAAAGGCTCACTTTTCTTATTATAGTCGCCTTAAATTGATATTAAAACAACGTAAACAATTATCACAAAAAAAAGACTACTACTCTTGCACTTCTATTGTTTACGCTTACTTTATTAAAAAGGTCAAAACGTTTTCTAACCTTTAA
- a CDS encoding VOC family protein: MQPTNNHINYVEFKSTDLEATKTFYNNAFGWKFTDYGDSYIAFESSGLDGGFEKTDQPIINGVLVVLYHNDLEFIKTKLIQLGATISVDIFSFPGGKRFQFLDPSGNELAIWSE; encoded by the coding sequence ATGCAACCAACAAACAATCATATTAATTACGTCGAGTTTAAATCTACAGATTTAGAAGCGACAAAAACCTTTTATAACAACGCTTTTGGCTGGAAATTTACAGATTATGGCGATAGTTATATTGCTTTTGAATCTAGCGGACTTGATGGTGGTTTTGAAAAAACAGACCAACCAATTATTAATGGTGTTTTGGTAGTTTTGTATCACAACGATTTAGAGTTTATTAAAACAAAATTAATCCAGTTAGGAGCAACAATTTCGGTAGATATATTTTCTTTTCCTGGCGGAAAACGCTTTCAGTTTTTAGATCCTTCGGGTAATGAATTAGCTATTTGGAGCGAATAA
- a CDS encoding type 1 glutamine amidotransferase domain-containing protein, translating into MKNLNNKTVAILATNGFEESELKEPMNALKEAGAEVHIVSEKTGTIKAWKDGNWSNEYQVDKTIDQVSQDDYNALVLPGGVINPDTLRRNEDAVRFIKSFFANKKPVAAICHAPWLLAEAGVLQDRKVTSYDSIKRDIVNAGAMWEDSEVVVDEGLVTSRNPNDLPAFNKKLIEEVYEGKHQMQTA; encoded by the coding sequence ATGAAAAATTTAAATAATAAAACTGTAGCAATATTAGCTACAAACGGATTTGAAGAAAGCGAATTAAAAGAACCAATGAATGCTTTAAAAGAAGCTGGCGCAGAAGTACACATTGTTTCTGAAAAAACAGGAACAATAAAAGCGTGGAAAGACGGAAATTGGAGTAACGAGTATCAAGTTGATAAAACTATAGATCAGGTATCTCAAGACGATTATAACGCTTTAGTATTACCAGGCGGAGTAATTAATCCAGATACTTTAAGACGTAACGAAGATGCTGTAAGATTTATTAAATCGTTTTTTGCAAATAAAAAGCCAGTTGCTGCAATTTGTCACGCACCATGGTTATTAGCAGAAGCTGGCGTTTTACAAGATAGAAAAGTAACATCATACGACTCTATAAAAAGAGATATTGTAAATGCAGGAGCCATGTGGGAAGATAGTGAAGTAGTAGTTGATGAAGGACTAGTAACTAGTAGAAATCCTAACGATTTACCAGCATTTAATAAAAAATTAATAGAAGAAGTTTACGAAGGTAAACACCAAATGCAAACTGCATAG
- a CDS encoding winged helix-turn-helix transcriptional regulator produces the protein MSEVKDISTVKACPKQFVLAINDTLNVLSGKWKLPIIASLLYGKSRFKDIQENIEKITPRMLSKELKDLEMNGVVKRTVYDSTPILIEYSLTKSGEAILKVLDAMVDWGIDHRKNTLNPK, from the coding sequence ATGAGTGAAGTAAAAGACATTTCAACAGTTAAAGCTTGCCCGAAACAATTTGTTTTAGCGATTAATGATACTTTAAATGTATTAAGCGGAAAATGGAAATTACCAATAATTGCTTCTTTACTTTACGGAAAATCAAGATTTAAAGACATACAAGAAAACATTGAAAAAATCACACCAAGAATGTTATCTAAAGAATTAAAAGATCTGGAAATGAATGGCGTTGTAAAACGTACTGTGTACGACTCTACTCCTATTTTAATCGAATATTCTTTAACCAAATCTGGTGAAGCTATCTTAAAAGTTTTAGACGCTATGGTTGATTGGGGAATTGATCACAGAAAAAACACATTAAATCCAAAATAA
- a CDS encoding L-threonylcarbamoyladenylate synthase encodes MANIIRIYEENPNPKAIKQVVEVLKKGGLVIYPTDTVYGLGCDITNTKALEKIARIKGVKLEKANFSFICHDLSNLSDYVKQIDTKTFKILKRALPGPYTFILPGSKTLPAAFKKKKEVGIRVPNNNIALDIVKALGNPIVSTSIRDEDEIIEYTTDPELIHEKWDNLVDLVIDGGYGDNQASTVIDLSQDEPLIVREGKGSLEIF; translated from the coding sequence ATGGCAAATATTATTAGAATATACGAAGAAAACCCAAATCCAAAAGCGATTAAGCAAGTGGTTGAGGTTTTAAAAAAAGGCGGATTAGTCATTTACCCAACAGATACAGTTTACGGTTTAGGTTGTGATATCACAAATACAAAAGCTTTAGAAAAAATTGCTCGAATAAAAGGTGTAAAATTAGAAAAAGCTAATTTCTCTTTTATCTGTCACGATTTAAGTAATCTATCAGATTATGTTAAGCAAATAGACACAAAAACATTCAAAATTTTAAAACGTGCATTACCTGGACCTTATACTTTTATTTTACCAGGTTCCAAAACATTACCAGCTGCGTTTAAAAAGAAAAAAGAAGTTGGTATACGTGTGCCAAACAATAATATTGCTTTAGATATTGTAAAAGCATTAGGTAATCCAATTGTATCAACATCTATTAGAGATGAAGATGAAATTATAGAATACACTACAGATCCAGAGTTAATCCATGAAAAATGGGACAATCTTGTAGATCTTGTAATAGATGGCGGTTACGGTGATAATCAAGCATCAACAGTAATTGATCTATCTCAAGACGAACCTTTAATTGTGAGAGAAGGTAAAGGAAGTTTAGAGATTTTTTAA
- the holA gene encoding DNA polymerase III subunit delta gives MDDVKQLVTDIKNGNIKPIYLLMGEEPYYIDKISEFIEQTVLAEEERGFNQMILYGRDVAVEDIVSNAKRFPMMAERQVVIVKEAQDLSRTFDKLDDYAKNPQPSTVLVLCYKYKTVDKRKAVYKAIKKSGVVFESKKLYDNQVPDWIKRVLSPKGYTITPKASQLLVEFLGTDLGKINNELEKLQIVLPKNTQITPEHIEENIGISKDYNNFELRKAIGARDSKKAFKIVQYFADNPKDNPMVVTVALLFNFFSQLLQLHGMKDRNPRSVASALRVNPYFVNEYLDAARNFPMRKVSQVVALLREFDVKSKGVNSNAVPQGDLLKELLVKILN, from the coding sequence GTGGACGACGTCAAACAACTGGTAACAGATATAAAAAACGGAAATATCAAACCCATTTATTTACTAATGGGTGAAGAGCCTTATTATATTGATAAAATTTCAGAATTTATAGAACAAACTGTTCTTGCAGAAGAAGAACGTGGTTTTAACCAGATGATTTTGTACGGTCGTGATGTAGCAGTAGAAGATATTGTGAGCAATGCAAAGCGTTTTCCTATGATGGCAGAACGCCAAGTGGTTATTGTAAAAGAAGCGCAAGATTTATCACGTACGTTTGACAAGTTGGATGATTATGCTAAAAACCCGCAACCATCAACCGTTTTGGTGCTTTGTTATAAATACAAAACAGTAGATAAACGTAAAGCAGTTTATAAGGCGATAAAAAAATCTGGTGTTGTTTTTGAAAGTAAAAAACTATACGATAACCAAGTACCAGATTGGATTAAACGTGTCTTATCACCTAAAGGTTACACGATTACGCCAAAAGCCTCTCAACTGTTAGTTGAATTTTTGGGTACAGATTTAGGGAAAATCAATAATGAACTTGAAAAACTTCAAATAGTTTTACCTAAAAACACACAAATTACGCCAGAGCATATCGAAGAAAATATTGGGATTAGTAAGGATTACAACAATTTTGAGCTTAGAAAAGCAATAGGCGCAAGAGATAGTAAGAAAGCATTTAAAATTGTACAATACTTTGCAGATAACCCAAAAGATAATCCAATGGTTGTTACTGTTGCTTTGCTCTTTAATTTCTTTTCTCAATTACTACAATTACACGGAATGAAAGATAGAAATCCGCGTAGTGTGGCAAGTGCATTACGAGTTAATCCTTATTTTGTAAACGAATATTTGGATGCTGCAAGAAACTTCCCAATGCGAAAAGTAAGTCAAGTGGTTGCTCTACTTAGAGAGTTTGATGTAAAAAGCAAAGGTGTAAATAGTAATGCGGTACCACAAGGTGATTTGCTAAAGGAATTATTGGTTAAGATTTTAAATTAA
- a CDS encoding OmpA/MotB family protein — protein MKKILLLSASALLLLSSCVSKKEYAALEAKHKETQDLLNTATVKLNSCLADKAAEAARVKELQDRLADMKANNQALIQSTKDMTVLTTKGAENLEKSLESLKEKDLKISRLQDALTKKDSVTLALVTSLKKEVGLNDEDIEINVEKSVVFISLSDKLLFKSGSYDITDRAKEILGKVATVINGKPNFEAMVEGHTDNVPYRRGVLLDNWDLSVKRSTSIVRALQELGVKPEQLIAAGRGDHLPLVPNTTAENRATNRRTKIYILPKIDQFYNMIEEEMKSLSEEGN, from the coding sequence ATGAAAAAAATCCTATTACTTAGTGCAAGTGCACTTTTATTATTAAGCTCGTGTGTTTCTAAAAAAGAATATGCAGCTTTAGAAGCAAAACATAAAGAAACACAAGACCTTTTAAATACTGCTACAGTAAAATTAAACTCTTGTTTAGCAGACAAAGCTGCTGAAGCTGCAAGAGTGAAAGAATTACAAGACCGTTTAGCAGATATGAAAGCTAACAACCAAGCGTTAATACAAAGTACTAAAGACATGACTGTATTAACTACAAAAGGTGCAGAAAACTTAGAAAAATCTTTAGAAAGCTTAAAAGAGAAAGATTTAAAAATCTCTAGATTACAAGACGCTTTAACTAAAAAAGACAGTGTTACTTTAGCTTTAGTGACAAGTTTAAAGAAAGAAGTTGGTCTTAATGATGAAGACATTGAAATTAATGTTGAAAAAAGCGTAGTATTTATCTCTTTATCTGATAAATTATTATTTAAAAGTGGAAGCTACGACATTACAGATCGTGCAAAAGAAATCTTAGGTAAAGTAGCAACGGTAATTAATGGTAAGCCTAATTTTGAAGCTATGGTAGAAGGTCATACAGACAATGTACCATACAGAAGAGGCGTATTATTAGATAACTGGGATTTAAGTGTTAAACGTAGTACATCTATTGTAAGAGCGTTACAAGAATTAGGTGTAAAACCAGAGCAATTAATTGCTGCTGGACGTGGTGATCATTTACCTTTAGTTCCTAACACAACTGCTGAAAACAGAGCAACTAACAGAAGAACAAAGATTTATATCTTACCAAAAATCGATCAGTTTTATAACATGATTGAAGAAGAAATGAAAAGCTTATCTGAAGAAGGTAACTAA
- a CDS encoding SDR family oxidoreductase, which translates to MILVTGATGEYGTHAIHSLIEKDVVPSNISALVRSEEKAHALKEKGVNIKIGDYNDYNSLVEAFKGVDKLLFVSGSEIGTREAQHKNVINAAKEAGVDFIAYTSFIRNVDAKDSAIGFLQDTHQKTEQWIKDSGIDYTILQNGLYLDILPMFLGENVIKDGILLPAEDGKSNSVLRAELAEAAAHVLTTSGHKNQTYPLVNNEAVTYQEIANQLSSIKGETVNYTSPKPDTYQTILKENNVPDEYIGMLTSFSVAQAKGELQLENNTLEQFLGRKPKTVKQYLTEVYS; encoded by the coding sequence ATGATATTAGTTACAGGAGCAACCGGAGAATATGGTACACATGCAATACATTCATTAATAGAAAAAGATGTAGTACCATCAAATATTTCAGCTTTAGTTAGATCTGAAGAAAAAGCTCATGCTTTAAAAGAAAAAGGCGTAAATATTAAAATAGGCGATTATAATGATTACAATAGTTTAGTCGAAGCTTTTAAAGGCGTTGATAAATTATTGTTTGTATCTGGTAGCGAAATTGGTACTAGAGAAGCACAACATAAAAATGTTATTAATGCTGCAAAAGAAGCAGGAGTAGATTTTATTGCTTACACTTCTTTTATACGAAATGTAGATGCTAAAGATTCAGCAATTGGTTTTTTACAAGACACACATCAAAAAACAGAACAATGGATAAAAGACAGTGGTATAGATTACACTATTTTACAAAACGGTTTATACTTAGATATTTTACCAATGTTTTTAGGAGAAAATGTTATAAAGGATGGGATTTTATTACCTGCAGAAGATGGTAAATCAAACTCAGTATTAAGAGCCGAGTTAGCAGAAGCTGCAGCGCATGTATTGACTACAAGTGGACATAAAAATCAAACCTATCCTCTAGTAAATAATGAAGCAGTGACTTATCAAGAGATTGCAAATCAATTATCAAGTATTAAAGGTGAAACTGTAAATTATACATCACCAAAACCAGATACTTATCAAACTATTTTAAAAGAAAATAATGTGCCAGATGAGTATATAGGTATGTTAACATCTTTTTCTGTAGCACAAGCTAAAGGAGAA